ATCTTTCAAAtagcttattattattagaatcaGGTCTGAAAGTTTCAACCCTAAgtcaaaatataatatattgatGCCATGTATTTACAGTAGAAAATACAATAGATTTCAAATGAGAACAACATACCTGTATTGTGGTCTTGTTTCAAGCACCAGGCTCAGCCAACATGCTTGGTAGCTCTCTTTCTTCCACTCGTTTTCCTCCTGAAGATCACAGTAGGAGTTCACAAGGTAGCAACCCCCTCTGCTCACACAGTGCatgttgtgtctttgtgtgtgagtgtgtatgtgtgtgtagaaagGTTACGTTAGGCGTGTGTTCGGATGCTAAGACAAACTTCTCTCACCTGTGACCTACATGCTCGAGTAATGCATCAAACTCAAGGGAAAGATACTGAAAACAACAAGCTATACGAAAATATTGTCTTACTGTctttgaatgtgtgtaccaagtAGCCTGAGATTTGCGTGTGTTGGGAAGCTTCTTAAATATCCGGCcttgtttctatttttactcTTCTGCATCACATCGTGGTGAATGCACTGAATGTCTCCACATCAGGCATCCTGGAGGTTtggttttcatttgaaaaacatcGCAGGCTTGAGTTCTTTCCATGAAACGAGCCCACCACATGAAGATGAATCTGAACCCTCGTCAATTTTATCTGTTGAACCCCTTTGTGTTGTGAGGTGAGCTTGGAGATTAAAGGGAAGGGCATTATTACAATTGTAACCACCCCAGAGTCCTTTTATTATAGTGCActtgtgtgtttacattcagaCTATAAAAGCATGTATGTGTTGACGGAAATATGAAATGACTAATCTGTTTAATGAGAGGCTCATCCCATCAGGTCAGAGAAATTATCCTTACACTCCTCAGATGTCTCTCACATTGAGCACATATCACAGGAAGGAAACAGCTGAAGGCAATTagatcactgactgacagcaatGATACAACTCATTAATCTAAAGCCACATCAGCTCCTTGGGCAAAACCATGTTTTAGACTGCAACAGTAGTGTTTGTGACTATATTTCACTTTAAAACTGGCCCCTTTCAAGCTCAACAAATCAGATTTCTTGGTGACAATGTGGAATGCTTGGAGCCAGGGTTCACGcattggattataaatggataTTAAGAGAAGTCCTCTGCCACCTTCACCACTGCTTACAACTGTATAGCATGTAGTTTTAGTGCACCTCTGTGCTGATGTGGAGGAACAAAGGGATGGACAGTCAGAGCTCACAATCAAAGTCTTCAGTTCTAGACATGTATTTCCATTATGTTTCAATTTCGGCTATGATGGATACATGTGAAGGAAGTTTGGGAGGCAAGTCACAAACTTTGCTGGATTTACACTGAGAATATATACGACAGTTGAAGAAAGATTAGATtataagaataaaaagaaaaagattagTATCACTTGACACCCCGATAACTCTGACGTGTCACAGGCATGTTGGCAACATCCGGTTTCATCGAACTGTGAGGGTGAAACTGAATCAGAGGGTGTACGATGGTGTGACTGAGGCAGTGGAAGGTATGTTGGATTCACCCCAGCAAAAGCAGCCTGTTCCAGCAATACAAGAGCCAATATTACATGACTTCAACTTGGCTCTGAATCCTGCCGAATAAATATTGTCGTGGCACCATGATCGTACTCTCACAACAAGCATCCAATCATGTTTAATGAAGCGGCTATTCCATTCCAGTTTTATTGATACTAATATTCATATTAGtgtttacacaaatacatttgtgattttgaataTTCTAAAAAACTCTTAATCCTCCTGTAGGCCATGATTTTTAATAGCAAATGTCCTTCAGCCACGTAAAATAAGACCCTTTTAGATCATTGGACTGGACGGTCAATAAAAGTATTAAATGGATGCTTGAGATGCCATGAAGACTGCAGGCACgtcataaaaacattacatttgctTTTATTAGGCCTCACAAACgttgttgtttcatgttttgctgATATTGATATTAACTCCACTTTTTGTAGTGAAGAAAATTAATCACTCATGAAAAACTTCAACTCAACTGTAATATTAAAGCCAAATTACACACATTTCAacttcatatttaaaatgttataacatattttaaatgcaaagacCCCAAAACTGATGTTATTGTAATGGTTATAATGGGAACAGTTTTTATTCACAGATGTTGAAAAGATGACCTTTTTTCTCGGTTTTCctttatgattttatgactCTCTAAAATTTCCTCAAAACAGCATATGCGCAACCattataatgacatttttgaACACATTTAGAACTTAATcttcttttactttattttattgttttattttactgactgtgtttttctcattaTCATCGTCCTATATGTCTCTTGATTGAAATTTCAATTTGCAGTGTCTAACTTAGACATCCGATCCTTCCTGGTTTGTAAAATACAAGGGAAAAGCAACGCAGATCCAGCCACCTGTACTAGCCCTTGAAGTTCCAATATGTTTAGAGTGCTGAGCTCCAGGTTGTTAAGTTCCTGTGatggaaaagctttttttttttaactgtgtcaTAAATTATAAGCAGTAGTCTGCCTCAGAAGTTaaagaaatgtgtataaaaaaatgaattatttaacaAGTGTAACAGGAAGgtccctttaaaaaaagatgaactaAGTCgataaatatgatttttcattttcaaatgatagatttattgtgaaacataaaataagataCAGTACATTTCTTTCTGTTGAAAATCTGACATTCTTTACATTCAGTAAGAATCAGTGGAAacaatgaccaaaaaaaaaaaaactaatatgttgttttttgaggatttttttacCCGCACATTAATGATATAGTTCAGGATACTCAGAGATAAGTCAAGCTGTCCTGACCTGCAGCAGTGTTTCCTTCCATAACTGTGTTTATGTCTGATATTCATTTATCAAGGCTCCCGGTATCAGTGCTGATCTAACATGAAAAAACAGATCACTTTATGgattttgtttgtagaaaaaacaaCTGATGGATCAACATCTCATATTTACTGAACAACAGATCAGGCAGAATATGCTGCTGAGTATATCACATAGAGAATCTGTGTGTATCTGACCAGACCTGCATCAAACTGAAGGTACGCATCTACGTACAGCTGTAATAACTCAGCATCACTGGCTGAACCAGGCAGGCCGCTTCCTGGATCTCTCCACTATCCTCTTGTCTTTGTCCTGCTGGCTTGGTGTCTCGCCTTCATACAGGACGACAGTCTCTGTAGCCGGCGCCCTCAGTGGACCGCCTTCCATTGCTTTAATCTGCTGGCGAATCAGAGAAGTCTCCCTGCACACCTTAGCGTAACAGAAGCCACACAGGATGTGTTTCTGCTTCAGATGGCCACACTCTGGACACGGCTCAATGTTATtctgagagagaagagacagaggatGCAGACTGTGGGTCAAATAATGTCACGGAGACACTGTTGCTGTATTACCTAAAACATATCTTTGGCCAATATATGCACAAATACTGACATATATGTGACGAGCTAATATCAGACAACCTCTGCTAGAGATGttaacatttacacattttgcaCCTCATGATAAACACACGTCTCTACACGAGTCAGCAAGTGTTATATTAGCACATAGTGACTGGTTTAGTACAGAAGGTCGTATTAAAACTTAACATGGTGAGATAATGCTGTAAAATGATGTCTTATTGAGGGGTTCCACACTAAAAAAATATCATTGACTATATTAAATTGCATGCGCAATCTCATTGGCAATTCTCGGAGGTTTGTTCTTAGCAATTCTTTCCTTGTGCGCTGAGATATACAGACAATATACACAGCATGGGAGGGATCAGTCATGTACTCACAAGTGATCTGGTGCTTGCtgttttatgaaacttttatggtatctttgtgttttgtgctgctttgtGTGTACTCTGTTATTATCTGTATTGTTGAGTCTTGTGcagtttcatatgtattttactgTCACGTCCCCATCTAGGGACGGGCATTGCAAACTAGCTTgggctataaatgctgtggtatgtggCTTTAATTCATGCTATATACTGGTCCCCTCGcatataaacatgaaataaaataaggtCTGTGAAGTGAGCTGACATACAGCTGACCTCTCCAAATATTTGCAAATCACTTCCAACCTATCACCACAGATAGAGAGGAAGTCTAAGTAAGACAAACATTCTTATAGCTGTGTTTTGATGTGATCCATTTAAGAGGATCCAGGTGTGTTTCTATTCAGTGTACCTTGACTTTTAGGAGTTTAGCGTCAGCTCTCCTCCTGGTTCGGTTAACCTCTATGGTGCGTCTCTTCTTAGGTACTGCCATCCACAGGATGCCGTCCAGGATGCCAGGAGGCTGCTCCagactctgctgctcctccagctcctcctcgaCCTCAGGCTGAAGCTGAGGCAGCAGACTGGGGCCGTTCACTGCCAGCGCTGGAGCTgcacacagcagagaaacactgtTATCTTTTATCACCACTCCGGTGAAAAACAACTCACCAAGTCCAGCGTGACCGGAACATAGGAGGCAAATATAGAAAAACGACTAAGAGAAGATAAAGCTGCTGATAACAGGTACTGAGAGTTAAAACTTTGGTGAAAGTAAACgtagatatgtgtgtgtgtcctgataGCATGGTTAGCAGTAGCTAACTAACCCTAAGCTCCAGACAGTCTACTCACCCAGCTGTCTGTCTAATGTTAGTCCCGCCGCCTGCAGCAGTCTGCTTTCAATGTGGAGCAAAGAGCATCTGAGGCTGTGCACTAATGCCGataaattcatcatttttgttgtCAGCACGTTTTCGTTCCTTCTAACATGTCAAACAGCTCACGGTCATCGGGATACAATACGTCATTAAACACCGACAAGAAACTGCACTTCTTCGTCTGTTTAATTGTTGCAGGACAAGACGGATTTGAGCATTTTATTTCCATCTAGTGGTCAATATCTCCAACTGCACTTTAGTGCCTTCATACTCTCACACGTCTCAAGTCAATTCTCCAAAACAAACTATAGATAGGCTTGCTCTGAACTATAGAAACTACCTATAAAGTTATAGACAGTTTCTATAGTTCTATAGAAACTGTCTATAGCCATACAACTATCTATAACTATAAAAATTATCTATGACTTTATATCTATCAATAACTATAGAACTATTTATGAATGTACAACTATCTATAACTACATAAACTATAACTATCGAAAATATAACCTTTGCCTCCATTTATCATCTCTTACTGGTACTATATTATCACCATATGTTTTTAAGATCTTGCTTAATTGTGCTGTGAAATTCAACTGGAATATAttaatttctattttaaattgtgtgtaGGATGTTAATATAGTTTTTAAGATATGTGTTAGTAGACAAAGAACAAATGTGAAcgtttagaaaaaaaacttgttctattttttcatttcaaaattgATAGTAGACACATAAAAAGAGCGCAACAATTTATAATAtctcttttatctctttcaTTGTACCACAGCATTACTGTCATTGTCTAACATACTGGTGTATTGATTATGCTGAATAATAATCATTAACAGAGTCTTTCCTTAATCCagattataattatttattagcAAAATTACCTTGaatatgtgtcattttattttaagacaCAGAAATGATAAATCAGACGGAATGGTTTAACCTTTTATCGGTTTATTTCAGTCTCTGACCGTAGGGTAGCACTTAACACAACATAAATCACACATTAAAAGCAGTTGACTAGTTGATTAGTGTTTTGAATTGACAGGtcacctatctatctatctatctatctatctatctatctatctatctatctatctatctatctatctatgaatgaattaatgaattaatgaattaatatatatattaatatgaattaaattGAAATCATATTATCGGGTTTATAACGTAGCCTGGTGACACCAGGATGCAGTTCACACGCAG
This sequence is a window from Thunnus thynnus chromosome 10, fThuThy2.1, whole genome shotgun sequence. Protein-coding genes within it:
- the mrpl32 gene encoding 39S ribosomal protein L32, mitochondrial, whose protein sequence is MMNLSALVHSLRCSLLHIESRLLQAAGLTLDRQLAPALAVNGPSLLPQLQPEVEEELEEQQSLEQPPGILDGILWMAVPKKRRTIEVNRTRRRADAKLLKVKNNIEPCPECGHLKQKHILCGFCYAKVCRETSLIRQQIKAMEGGPLRAPATETVVLYEGETPSQQDKDKRIVERSRKRPAWFSQ